From the Triticum urartu cultivar G1812 chromosome 4, Tu2.1, whole genome shotgun sequence genome, the window ctctctcTTTTAGCCGAACATGTTGTTTTGTCGTGTCTCTTTGTAGTGCTACACGGTAACTGCCTAGTGTTAGTAGGTGGAAACTCCTAAAGTTTTCAAATCATGACAACTGTAGTAAATCAGACCATACATGACAACTGCTTAGTGTTAGTAGGTGGCAACCTCTAAAGTTTTCAAATTATGGCAACTATAGTAAACCAGACCTACATGGCAACAACTGCAGTTGTCCAAAACGACATTTAGCACTTGACCTGAGATGACAATTGCAGTTGAGAAACAATGACAACTTTAGTTGTCCAACGTGACAACTGTACTTCagcgacatggcaactgcagttaaACGTACATTGAAAAGGGTCCGGACCATGGCAACTGCGGGGACGTGTGGTGACTGTCACGCGGGGCGTGCAGGACCGTGAGGTAGGTGGCTGAGAGAGGTCGTGCGGGCGTTATGCATTTTACCCACACGTAGGCATGTGAGAGGGACCGCAAGGAAAAAAAAGGCGTGTGGGCGCTAGTTGTTTTGCCCACACATAAGCGTGTGGGCTGGTCCTCTTAGACACCACACAAAACGTGTGGGCAGCAGACCCCTTAACGAAcacacgtgtggcagttatcGTCGTCCTTTTCTTACTAGCCCGTGCAATGGCATGGGTTGATGATTAGTTGTGTTAATACGATTAACATTTTTATGGCGGTCTATTATAACTAAATTGATATTACATTGATTGTACACTTAACATGCCACATTATATTTTTACAGAATGTACTACTCTAGTGTGAGTAGCGAGAGATGATACACGATGAGTAACAAATCATAATGCATAGTAGAAAAAGAAGAGTACAACATAGCAATCTGCAGTATATATATGTGGTAGTTTCAGGTCTTAATTCCGGCCCTTGTTCATCAGCTCCAAAGCTGACTTGACGAGGGAACAGACGCTGGTGTCGCGGCGGCTGAGCCCGACGCTGCCAGAGAAGACGTTGAAGCACTCCAGCTGAGAGGTGGTCATGGCCACGCGCCTCAGCTCGCTCTCCATGCCGAGCTCCACGAACAGGGCCACGTAGCGTGCGTCCGACTgcatcaatgcaatggcaagctCTATGGTGTACCGTCGTGCCCGGGGCACGTCCATGGACGGGCGGCTGTACTCCCGCAGCACCTGCACCAGGGACCTCGCCAGCACCGTGTCCACCACGCGCGCTGCGTCGAGGCTCCCCCGGAGCTCCCCGGGCTCCATGAACCGGAGCATCTGCGCCGCGAGCCCGATGAAGATGTTGAGGATCTTGCCCTTCTCCACCGTGATGGACCTCAGCACCTTGGCGGCACTGACGGTAACCCGTCTCAGAGGGAGCTGCCACTCGTCGCCGGAGTAGGAGCAGAGGTTGTGCATGATCCTGGCGGCACCGACGACGACGAGGGGGTCATTCAGCGCATCAACGAGCAGCCCGATCCCTCCGCCAAGAGCCATTATGATCGCCGCGCAGTTCTTCTTGTTCTCGAGGGCCAGAATTGCGAGCGCCTCGCCGGCCTCCACCCGGACAGCGTCCGCCTGTTGACACTCCTTCGCAAACGCCCCCGGCAAGAACGTGGTGACCAGCACGCTCACCACGTCCCCCGTCCCGCCGATGATCTCCCTGGTCTCCTCGTCCATCGCGAGGCTCGTGAGTATCTCGATGGCCAGCTGGTGCAGCTCCGACTGGACCTTCTTGTCGTGCCTCTGCAGGATCTCCCTGACGTTGCTCACAGTGAAGACGATTTCGGTGAGCTCCCGTCGGAGCAGCTTCCCGGTGTCCCCCGTTGCGCCGGCCAGCCTCTTGACCACGCGGAGCGACTTCTTGACCGCCTTGAGCCTCATGTCCCTCGGCGTGGTCGACGCCAGCGCATGGTCGATGCTGGAGTAGGAGATGATCTTTTCGAGGAGGCCCCTGGTCTTGCCAATCTTGTCGCAGTTGTCGTGGTCGTGCGCCAGCTTATTGAGGATGGAGAGGCCGAGGATGTTGAGCTCGTCGAGATCGGCGTAAAGCAGCGACGCGACGGACCCGATGGCGCCTGGAATGCCGGTGATGCGGAGCGCGACGAGCTTCCTCCCGGTGAGCATGGACACGACGACGGCCGCCGAGCGCCGGACATCGCGCTCCGAGGAGTCCTTCCAGCTGAGCATCTCGATGAGGCGCTCGATGGTGGGCGCGGAGACGCCGATCCTGCGGAGCGTGGCTTCGGCGAAGCGGTCGGACTCGGCGAGCGCGACGAGGATGCCGGCGCCAAGGCTCTGCTCGTCGTGCGAGCCCGCAGTGATGAGGTCGTCGGCGTAGGAGACGAGGCACATGTGGAGGCCATCCAAGATGCTGCCGTTGAGGCAGCGCGAGTAGGAGTCGTAGAAGAAGCGGCGTACGGCGACCTGGCCGTAGGCACCGGcgagattgcagtcgtcggcgacgcactggaggaggcggcggtggccCACCTTCCACTCCCATAGCGCCTTCTCGACAAGGAACAGCAGCGCCTCGGCGAGCGCGAGGCCGTAGAAGATGTTGAGCGCTGCGGCACGGTTGGAGCGGGCGTCCTCGGTGCCGCCGTAGTGCTGGTGGATGAGGCGGACGAGGGAGAGGGAGACGCACGCCGTCGCCGAGAGCAGCTGCATCCAGAAGAAGGCGGGGacggcggcgcgggtggcggaGCGGGCCTGGCTGGCCTGGTGGTGCTGCCACTCCAGCTCGTGGCTGCGGCCCAGGATGCGGGTGCCCTCGATGAGGAGCAGGCCCGTGATGCACCAGAAGTCGGTGCGGTCCAGCGTGATGGCGAAGCCGCCCAGCAGCACGACCGTGGCCCAGACGAAGGCCAGCGTGCCCAGCCCGGTCGCCGCCTTCTCGAGCACGGCCAGCTGCAGGGCCAGCACGGTGAGGCAgtgctccggcgacggcggcgcgtcGCCATCAGCCTCGGCCTCGGCGGTGCTGCCGTAGCGGGTGGTGCGCGGGTACGGCGTGGCCTTCTGCGGCTCGAACAGCGTGGGCAGCTGGTCGGGGATCTTGACGCGGATGCTCGGGGCGGCCAAGGTAGCGCGACGATCCATTGGTTCCAAAGTGCTGTTGCTTCACTATGTAGTATGCGTGTGGTGATGATTGCATGCACTGGTCGAGTGTGATGTGTGGCGTCTAGGCGCTACCTCGGTACTACTATTTGTAGGCGGGCGCGGAATGCATGCATGTGAGGAACCGAGGATGATCGGAGGCATTTTGAACGTGGTGGTTCCTTGCTTGCGTGCATGAGGGTGAGTGTCCGTTTGGAGAGATTCTGAGATGGACGCTCTCCTCCTTTTTTCTTGTTACAAGAGAATATTGCTGTTAaaggcggcagcagcagcagggAGGGGGCGTGCCTAATGGCCTCTAGATTTTTTGTTTTCGGTTCTGCCATTGCCCATTGGCATACATAGTAATCGTAGTAGCAGAAGAGATAAAGCTCTCTGGAACCTAGCAAAAAAAAAAGGCCCCCATAGCTGGCGAACGTTCGCCAGCTGTAACACCCAAAAATTTTAACCATGTTTTTATTATGTGAAATTTTGCCACAGATAAATTTTGAATTGTATTTCGTCCTTTGTTGATTTCAGAAgagagaagtgcatatttcaACCCCGAACTCTTGCCCTGGTCTAATTTACAACCCCAAACTCCAATGCCGTCTAAATTACAACCCCCAACTCTCAAAACCGGCTAGGATTCAATCCTCTCCTCTctgttgaccggttttgaccagtcaacaggTCCAGTCAGCATGCCACGTCAGTAAAAAAAATTAAATCTGTAAAATCGAAAAAAATCCAGGAAAAGAAATTAGAAAAAATCAAATTTCCAGGAAAAAATCAGGGAAAAATAAAAAACGAATTTCTAAAAAACAAAATTATCAATATTTCcatgaaaaaccaaaaaatactTAAAATAAAAAAACTCCAGAGAAAAATTTCAAATTCCCAAGAAAAATATTTAAAAATGTAAAATTAAAAAGTTAAAATTTCTAGAAAAAGTAATTTCCAAAAAAagttattatttttattttttcccgAAAATTACAGGAAAAAGTTCTCGAAATTTTTTCGCAAACTTTTTTCCCCGGAAATTTTATTTCAGATTTTTTTCTCGATCTTACAAATTTTTAATTATATTTTCTtgaaattttgaatttttttctgaTATGGCATGCTGATTGGACCCGTGGACTGGTCAAAACTGGTCGCCCCTGGTCAAAACCAGTCAACAAGGAGGGAAGGGTTGAATCCTGACCGGTTTTGAGAGTTGAGGGTTGTAATTTAGATGGTATTGAAGTTCGGGGTTGTAAATTAGACTAGGGCAAGAGTTCGGGGTTGAAAAATGCACTTCTCTCATTTCAGAACCTTTTCTGCTTTTTGTTTTCTAAATTTCTTCCCTCCatgtagaatttttttgaaagtaTTGTGGGCTTTGAAAGTTTTCTTAAATCATTTCATTTAACTTTTAGAATCCAGTAGGAAATATTTTAATAATAAAATTTGCCCAAACTAATTCTTTTAATAGCATTTTTAGACTTTGAAATGCTCCTGTTGCACTAAAACTATTTCAAATCACTCTTTTAAAATTCCACAAAAATTATGAGGGGTCATCTGATGCCTGTAGATCATTTTTAGGCAAAAACCCCATCATGGTGTTTTGAAAAATTTGAGCACAGCTTCCCATTTTCAACTCCGGTCCAACTTGAGCATTTAACTACAACTACATTAAACATTGCTTAATAAATTCTGAAACTTGTCCATGTTATAGTCCTCCAAACTAAAACCTTAAGTCTAGAAAATCAGCCCCAATTGCATCTTTATAGTTGCCCAAATAAAGACCTGTAGTTTTGATCCAGAGCTGAATTTCACTCAATTTTGCACTAGAAATTTTCTTCTTTTGCTAAATCAACCTTgccatcatcactttcatcaaacGATACATCATCCTGCCAATTACCATGTCCAGCAATGGCTCCTAGATAGCAGTGTCATTCTCTCCAACAGCTTGTGGGCATGACAGAAACTTGCAACTCCAGAATATACAAATAACGAGTGGTCCTATGGCTAAACCTACTTGTCCATCACCCTTACCATGCCATGAACTACCACCCTGCCAAATTTCAGCCTCGGAAAAAATTTTAGGTTGATGGGGCAATCCGTCAAGCACCCTGCATGCGTGCTCAGAGTGCGGCCAGAGCACCCGTATGGCAGGTATTGGAATCGCGTGGGTGTCGCGTCCTGCTTCTTACCCGGCCCTCGTGGCATTCAGGATAGCTTCACAATAAAACCCCAACGCTCACTGACACCTCCCCTTTGGCTCCTAGCGCCGGCCACCACCGCCCCCGACGACCAAAACCGACGTtgttgaaaggatcgatatggacctagaggggggtgaataggtacagTTACAAATTTTAATTGTTACTTAGAAATTTTAGGCAATAATGTGGAAGatgaaagtgagcctaacaattgcaaaTGTGATGCTAAGAGCTAAGCAAGGTAAACAAGTAACACTAGTAGGTGAGTAAGCAAGCACAATATGATATACATAAAGACTtagagacaagtaaccacaagtaggAAGCTAGGGTTTGGAATAACCGCAACTCCGAGAGGCAaggatgtatgccgatgttcacttccttcGAGGAAAGCTACACcaccgttagagaggtggatgttaccacgaaggcacaccaacgccatGAAGGCTGaccctattctccctttgagacaacaccacgaaggcatttctcaaccactagtggtagaccttggggtggtctccaaaccctcacaaactttcCGGAGGGTAATCACAATGATCGATTCCTCACCGaaagactcctaccgcctaggagtctccaacctccaagagtaacaagatccaaGGGAGAAAACTGaagacttgctcaaatcacgaTTTGCTTCGGTCACAAGAAGGAGAGGGAGAAGATCTTTATTTTGATTGGAACAACTCTTTCAATCTCTCAAGAATCAAACCGGGATCTAAGATTTCATGGGTGAGCAAGAGAGAGGGAGCACAGGTGTTCTTGGGGCATGTTGGAAGTGGAGTGTTCAGCCTTATCTCAAAGAGGTAAGGAGCTATTTATACCCACAACAGATTGGAGCCGTTTTGAGCAGAGGTTGACTTGCCCGGATGATCTGGAGGACCATCCGGATGATCTGGACAGCGTCCAAATGATCTGGCTATAGACCCGGATGTAAGTGGTAGAAGCAGAGTTGTGTGGAGGCTGGATAGTCCGGAGGACAGCCCGGATGATCTGGACATAAGCCCGGATGATCCGAATGAACGCCCGGATGATCCGGCTTCATCCACCAAAGTTTTGTGATGCAAGGAGCAATATTACCCGGACGATCCAGGACAaggtccggatgatccggctaTAATCAGTGCCAAACGATGGCCCCTGTATGCATTATCCGGATGATCCAGATCTAGCTCCGGATGATCTGGGGACAAGCCCAGAGGATCCGGAGCCAAGTCCGGATGATCCGGCTAAGGGGTCAGCatgtggagagaaggaagaactcGGGAAAATCTGCGGCAGAAGGAAAGTCAACATCCGGAATAGGAAGCCGATCAGGAATAGGCTCATCTGGCTCGACAGGACTCCCAGGACGCGCACGGAGGCGAGCCCTTGGTGCATTCGCCTCAGAGATACGGCGAACCTCCTCGGTAACAATGTGAGTAGCGGTGTAGCAGCAGGTGTCAAAGATAGCCTTATGGGGCTTCCCAATAAAGCGAGCCAGGCGGTCAAAAGGCTTCATGAAAGGTTTAGTGTGACGAGAAGAGCTCTCGACACAAGAAAGAGCAAGAGCCTTCCCTCTGGAAGACTCATCATGCGGAATCCACATGGAGTGTGTGGATGTCTTGGCAATGGGACAAGGATAGACCGAGTCGATGACTATCTGAATGAAAGGAGCATAGTGAAGTGTACGAACCTTCAGACAACTAGCCATGCGAATCTCGTTCCAAAGAAAATCTGCCATGTCAATGGGACGGGCGGGAGCCTTCCTAGAGTAGTACATCAAATAAGTGCTATAGGACCGAACCATTCCACGATCCCCTTTCTTGGGAGCAATGGAGTTGAGGATACAGTGGAAGAACCACCGGTATTTGGGACGAAAGATACGAGATATCATTAAGCTCCTTGTGTTGCTGACCTGCGGATAGCTGAGTGGTAGGCATGACGAGACAACCACATGCACTGATGGGCATGGCCTCAAACTTGGGGTTCACCTCATGGATCCATAGCAGAGAGGCCTCAGATCCAGGCATGCCCAAAGTAGTAGCAAACTCCTCGAAGGTGACAGTGAACTGAGAGTGGTGAGTCATCCAAGTGATAGAGCGGTCTGGATGGAAGAAACACATGGCATAGAATTGCCGAATGGCAGCCTCATTCCAATCACAATGAAGAGACATAGCATGACGTAGCCCCATGCCATCAATATTCTCCAACACACCATTGAACTTGGAAGGATTGTTCTCAATGAAACCCAAGTTCACAAGATGCTGAGGAGAGAAACCAAGATGAGCAATGATGGATTGATAGATGTCTTGTTGAACCAATGTGCGAAAACGAGGATCGATGGCATTTGCAGGAGCAGCAAATTGGTTGACATCACTCCTTAAAGCAGCATGCTCAGATGGGTCCATGGGCTGATAATTGACAAAATGACAGCCACAGTTGGTGGGGCTGGCCATGGACAGAACAAGACCAGTAGTTGCCGAGCTTGAGGCAGCGACATCTTTCTTCTTCTTCGACTTGGTCGTGGAGCGAACAGGCACGAGCTCTTCCTCATGGAGTTCGGCCTCGTAGTCAGGGTCGTCCTGCCCAACATAGGATGGACGAGCACAACCCGATGCCTTCTTGAGTGGAGGAGCAACGTCCTCGGAGTCCATCGATGCTTGACGACGTGCGTCTGCGTACAcacatgtaacgccctcgatgcggctatatctcccacgtgtcgaagcacgacttagaggcataaccacattgaaagcaatgtcgcaagtgaggtaatcttcacacaacccatgtaatacataagggaaagagatacatagttggcttacaatcgccacttcacacaattacatgaataaagcattacatcatccagatacactcaaggtccgactacggaaccaaaataaaagaagactaccccaaatgctagcacagatccccgatcgaccccaactgggctccactattgatcaactggaaacggaacaactcaaaggacaagatcttcgtagagctcctccttgagcttggttgcgtcatctgcacaattcaacggcacctgcaagctggttttggaagtatctgtgagtcacggggactcagcaatctcacaccctcgcgatcaaagactatttaagcttataggaagggtaaaaggtatgaggtggagctgcagcaagcgactagaatatatggtggctaacatacacaaatgagagcgagaagaaggcaaagcacggtcgagaaactatgatcaagaagtgatcctagaacaacctacgtcaaacattactccaacaccgtgttcacttcccggactccgccggaaagagaccatcatggttacacaggcggttggtgcattttaattaagttcaacttcaggttctctacaaccgaacattaacaaattcccatctgcccataaccgcgggcacggctttcgaaagttcaatccctgcaggggtgtcccaacttagcccatcacaagctatcacggtcaatgaaggatattccttctcccaagataatccgatcagactcggcatcccggttacaagacatcctcgacaatggtaaaacaagtccagcaacaccgcccgaatgtgccgacaaatcccgataggagctgcacatatctcgttctcagggcacactcagatgagacatcctatgagtaaaaccaaccctcaagttgccccgaggtggctcCACAGTCtactcggttggaccaacactcaaaggagcactagcccagggggtttaaataaagatgacccttgagtctgcagaacccaagggaaagaaaaggctaggtggcgaatggtaaaaccaatgttgggcattgctggaggagttttattcaaggcgaactatcaaggggttcccattataacccaaccgtgtaaggaactcaaaatccgggaacataacaccgatatgacggaaactagggcggcaagagtggaacaaaacaccaggcataaggccgagccttccaccctttaccaagtatatagatgcattaattaaataagagatattgtgatatcccaacaaaaatatccatgtcccaaacatggaacaagatccgatcttcacctgcaactaacaacactataagaggggctgagcaaagcggtaacatagccaaacaacggtttgctaggaaaaggtgggttagaggcttggcttagcaatatgggaggcatgataagcaagtggtaggtatcgcggcataggcatatcaaaagagcgagcaactagcaagcaaagatagacgtgatttcgagggtatggtcatcttgcctgaaatcccacaaggaagaagaacgagtccatgaagaagataaacggacgtagtcgaatgggtcctcacaaacgtgacgttatcggaaaccaacccgaagaagcaacaccagaaagaagcacacaacatagtaaacaaccaacacacgaacatggtatgatatgcgggatgcgatatgtgatgcatgtgcatgatttgcaaaggaatgattggacctagcctcaacttggaaatccaagagttccactggaaaggtgaggtgatttcggttgaaatcgatataaagatcaccggaatcggatgcacggtttggacatggcaagcaaaacaaatatggcaccggtctgcgataatcagcacgagaccatctaaatgcatcaagataaatatgctacaacacttagacatggcaacaaaatacatggcagggatccactcaaaatgcttgacaaaagatgaatgctgagctacggctaaatcactcattaacaggttcaaacaagcatggcaaaaatgcaaatgataacaggtttcagacatagtgaaattaacagcatgtcaaaaatttatcatcaggaagcaaagtttagagcatgataactatatgctacaggaacatatcatggaaaagcaaggcatgtcatgaaggtactctaagcatataacaaaagtcccttagtgaccatgagccaaaagggatcagacaatacaattgcaagcatgtgaacataggaaaaacataaacagattcagacttagtgaaaaactggagcatgcaaaacagattaacaagtaggcatgtttacgagctcgatgcactcactacagagcattgcatgaaaatctaagcatacaaccatcaagaagacatggcatagaagctatacatggcaagaacaacaacaaatCATGCACgtatcaatagcaacatcctcggcaaaatcactaaacatgtcaacaatctgccaggaacattttatagtaaaagtagagctcgattgactcaagctagggtgctccataattggaaacaaagacatggatggatagagcaccacaatatctacaaaacatccttactgatcatgctcaaaagaggcacggatcactaggaaacaacatgaacatatagCATAAAATAATGACAGGgtaaggacttagtgaaattctaagtccctgaaatcagcatcatcgagtaagctactttgcattcttgtgctagtcaccacaaagatcacaaaaatacatggcatacacccatgtaaagatggcatcgcatataacaaaacacatgtagagctcaggatcatagcatgcacacattaatcatggaaaaatgacaaaaggccatttgctgaaacagatctgacataatcatcacatagccctcttccaacagtatttcgtgcatcaagatgagctcaaatgaaaatgatgcaatgagatgaaatgatgtactcgttgagacgaacattttgatatgctacacgcacaaatcggagcaacggttgtagagttatgatgcgatgaatgTGGCATGAAAATATGCAGATCCGGGGACTTAGCCATTTTGAGAAAAAAAAACAGGATGAGCGTTGGATATCTATTCTTCGCACGGGCGGGGAATAGGAGAGGCTCACCATGGGCTAAGGCCCAGGACGCTTGGGAGGGAACATGCCGGTGCTGCTGGGCCGACGGCTGATGTGGCCCAGGATGGGGTCCACGTGCGCGAGGGGGGAGGCGGCCCATGAGCGGGCGCTCGTCCCCGCTCCTGAGCGGGATGAAGACAAGGCGGCGGCGAGGCTTGAACTCCGGCGACGGCTCGAGGCGACGGCGAGGCAGGGGAGGTCAAGGGAGGCCGGGATCCATCAAATCCGGTGGAGGACGAGGTCGGGGACCCATTCCGGCGATGGACGGAGCTCGGGGAGGCGCGGCTCCACGGCGGGGTTGGGGTCCTGGAGGCGAGGAGTCTGGCGAGCGGTTGCGGGCGGCGAGGCGTCGAGGGCGTAGACGAGCGACGCATGGGGTCGATGCGGGAGCCCTGGCGGCGGCGAGATCCGGGCTCGCGCGGGCCCcagatgggctccgcgggccggtggcacggaggagagagagaggggggccggcggCGGTGATGTGGCAACACGTGGTTGGCTGTGGAGGGCGgcacggacatgtccggcggcacGGGGGTTTTTGTCCGGGCGCGAGGTAGAGGaaggctagggtttcggggaaaagATCCGAAAACAAAAAtgaaggggtctatttatagaggtagagggagctaggaagctccaaatgaggtgaggttttcggccacgcgatcgtgatcgaacgaccgagatgatggagggggttttggtgggttttgggccacttggaagggtgttgggctgcaacacacacgaggccttttcggtccctcggttaaccgttggagtatcaaacaaagtccaaatggtacgaaacttgacaggcggtctacggtagtaaaccaaggctgcatgacaagtatcggtccaatccgaaaacgtttaacacccacacacgaaaagaggtagaaagggacaccaggTGACAtagaagcgccggaatgcaaaacggacaacggggaaaatgctcggatgcatgagacgaacatgtatgcaaatgaaatgcacatgatgacatgatatgcaatgaatgacacgcaagcaatgacaaggcaaacaacaacgaataactggaagacacctggcacatcggtctcggggcgtcacaacacatAGGAGAGAGAGTGCCAACAAGGTGAATGACTAAACCTAGATGGATAAACGGAGAAATAGAGGAGAGGAGCATATGGAGTACCACGAGAGGGGCATGTGGATGTCTTCTTGAAGCTCCGGCCACCACCTCCATGCCCGACAACCATGACGGAATTGGAGACAGAGGAGACGAGATTGGGGAAGACCCAATCGGCCCCGAGAGAAGTCACGCGAGGAGGGAGTAGATCGAGGAGGAGGTAGCCTGTGGGGGAAAAATCAGGGCAGTTGGCCGGCTGGACTGGCAGGGTCGGCCATGAGCAGCCACCGGCGTTGGGGGCGAGTGGATGGGGGCAGTGTGGGAGAAAGACAGAGTTATAACCCTCTGCTCCCTCCCGACCCGATAAGTTAGGGCGTGGACCCATCCGGACGACCGGAAGGATGCCCGGATCAGCCGGCCAGGTCCGGATGACTGGAGATAGGCCCGGATATCCAGGCATAACGCAACAGAGCAACCAGGACATCCGGATAATCCGGCCTGCCTGAGTGCAAATGGCCAGAATTGATGATTGAAGTGGTGATGatgtgatatatatatatatatatatatataagtgtGAGCAATAGCTGTACCCAAGACATAGCACAAACCCGCATAATCAACTAAGAAGAGTTTTAACCTAAGCCACCATGTTTGAGTATACATAACTTGGTATACCAAAGATTTGAACTTGGAACCAAGATTACTACTCCATCATTTTAAAGTACTATGGACACAAAATAAGTGCGATAGTGACTTTGAGAGTGTTGGTTTTATTTGCGCATTACATAGAGGGAAGAGGATTCATGGATTGAAGTTCCCCCCCCCCTAAATATATgcctacatcaagacaagacatGACGAAAATGCATGCATGGGTACTATATTTCACATAATGTTGTCAAGCTCCAAGATACCAAGTTCACGTCTAAGTTGACAGAACCTTGCTTCATCCAATGGCTTGGTGAAAATGTCTGCAAGTTGCATATCTGTACCAACATGTGCAATATCACCTTTTCCACATGATCTCTCAAAAAATGATACCTAATATCAATGTGCTTGGTGCGAGTATGATCTTTGGGATTCTCAGCAAtattgatggcactttcattatcacatagaagaggcacatgtctataggtgataccgtaatccttcaaaatttgcctcatccatagtaaTTGAGTTGCACAACTGGCGGTTGCAATGTATTCGGCTTCGGCGGTGGAGAGGGCAACACAAttttttttcttcaaggactaacTTACCAAGGAGTGTCCAAGAAACATGCATCG encodes:
- the LOC125554903 gene encoding uncharacterized protein LOC125554903: MDRRATLAAPSIRVKIPDQLPTLFEPQKATPYPRTTRYGSTAEAEADGDAPPSPEHCLTVLALQLAVLEKAATGLGTLAFVWATVVLLGGFAITLDRTDFWCITGLLLIEGTRILGRSHELEWQHHQASQARSATRAAVPAFFWMQLLSATACVSLSLVRLIHQHYGGTEDARSNRAAALNIFYGLALAEALLFLVEKALWEWKVGHRRLLQCVADDCNLAGAYGQVAVRRFFYDSYSRCLNGSILDGLHMCLVSYADDLITAGSHDEQSLGAGILVALAESDRFAEATLRRIGVSAPTIERLIEMLSWKDSSERDVRRSAAVVVSMLTGRKLVALRITGIPGAIGSVASLLYADLDELNILGLSILNKLAHDHDNCDKIGKTRGLLEKIISYSSIDHALASTTPRDMRLKAVKKSLRVVKRLAGATGDTGKLLRRELTEIVFTVSNVREILQRHDKKVQSELHQLAIEILTSLAMDEETREIIGGTGDVVSVLVTTFLPGAFAKECQQADAVRVEAGEALAILALENKKNCAAIIMALGGGIGLLVDALNDPLVVVGAARIMHNLCSYSGDEWQLPLRRVTVSAAKVLRSITVEKGKILNIFIGLAAQMLRFMEPGELRGSLDAARVVDTVLARSLVQVLREYSRPSMDVPRARRYTIELAIALMQSDARYVALFVELGMESELRRVAMTTSQLECFNVFSGSVGLSRRDTSVCSLVKSALELMNKGRN